Proteins from a single region of Bdellovibrio bacteriovorus HD100:
- a CDS encoding GMC family oxidoreductase N-terminal domain-containing protein — MAAGALGLLKSEDASAAPEIHRVNLTMDYTRLADSFSELESFYEVVVIGSGYGGAIMGARLSPHHQVAILERGREWRPGEYPETFHELKKQIYCDSQPLGLFSYHTHRDIDVVCGSGLGGTSLINAGVVIRPDRDLYSKKGWPQEIRTEADQGTFEKYYQRVEKMLHIQSHDPRKTKIRKAENLHHSSEALGDPFTWARIAVNLHGPHRNESGDTQPKCHMCGNCSTGCNTGAKNTLNMNYLPMAKKHGARIFTQMQVSHIERNKQGNYVVRGTHVSAGTKRPFRIEARNVVVSAGTMGSNQILLRSQKLGNLKFSQELGQHFSGNGDLLGLGFNGDTATDMLGNSSAKIFRPGMISGATIYGIADYRQRKNIFERFLIEEGNIPGALVQLARRLTTFVKAPTSPSKIYRAWLDFIDSKDFEKGSMNHSMVYFGMGHDRGLGRLVLNSQNRVVVQWPGVQQDPIFKRMIAKIKQHVSVNNSTYVKNPRSTFMGGNNLITVHPLGGCSMGDSVTAGVVNHLGQVYHPEGGLYEGLFVMDGSIIPTAVGVNPLLTISALAERAAEHIELR, encoded by the coding sequence ATGGCTGCGGGAGCACTGGGGCTTCTTAAATCCGAAGACGCTTCGGCCGCCCCTGAAATTCACCGGGTGAATCTGACCATGGACTACACCCGCCTGGCGGATTCCTTTTCCGAACTTGAAAGCTTTTATGAGGTGGTCGTCATCGGCTCCGGCTATGGCGGAGCCATCATGGGCGCACGCTTAAGCCCCCACCATCAAGTCGCCATCTTAGAGCGCGGCCGGGAGTGGCGCCCCGGCGAATACCCCGAGACCTTTCACGAACTCAAAAAACAAATCTATTGCGACAGCCAACCGCTGGGGCTGTTCTCGTATCACACCCATCGTGACATCGATGTTGTCTGCGGCAGCGGCCTGGGAGGAACATCCCTGATCAATGCCGGGGTGGTGATTCGTCCGGATCGGGATTTGTATTCAAAAAAAGGCTGGCCCCAGGAAATTCGCACGGAGGCAGACCAGGGAACTTTTGAAAAATACTATCAGCGCGTTGAAAAGATGCTCCACATCCAGTCACACGATCCACGCAAAACAAAGATCCGCAAAGCCGAAAATCTGCACCACAGCAGCGAGGCTTTGGGGGACCCATTCACCTGGGCGCGAATTGCTGTGAACCTTCACGGCCCCCATCGCAATGAATCCGGCGACACTCAGCCGAAATGCCATATGTGCGGCAATTGCAGCACGGGCTGCAACACGGGAGCTAAAAACACTCTGAATATGAACTATCTGCCCATGGCGAAAAAACACGGCGCCCGAATTTTCACCCAGATGCAGGTCAGCCACATTGAGCGAAACAAACAAGGGAACTATGTTGTCAGAGGCACCCACGTCTCTGCAGGCACGAAAAGGCCTTTTCGCATCGAGGCCCGCAATGTTGTGGTTTCTGCCGGCACCATGGGGTCGAACCAAATCCTGTTGCGCTCTCAGAAGTTGGGCAATCTGAAGTTTTCGCAAGAACTGGGGCAGCACTTTTCCGGCAACGGGGATTTGCTCGGACTGGGTTTTAACGGCGACACCGCGACGGACATGCTGGGAAACTCGAGCGCGAAAATATTCCGGCCGGGTATGATTTCCGGGGCCACCATCTATGGAATCGCCGACTATCGCCAGCGAAAAAACATCTTTGAAAGATTTTTGATCGAAGAAGGCAACATCCCCGGAGCCCTGGTGCAGCTGGCAAGACGCCTTACCACCTTCGTCAAAGCCCCAACCTCGCCGTCAAAGATCTATCGGGCATGGCTTGATTTTATTGACAGCAAGGACTTTGAAAAAGGTTCGATGAATCATTCGATGGTCTATTTTGGCATGGGCCACGACCGGGGCCTGGGACGCCTGGTCCTGAACAGTCAAAACCGCGTCGTGGTTCAGTGGCCCGGCGTGCAGCAGGATCCGATATTCAAGCGCATGATCGCCAAGATAAAACAACACGTCAGCGTCAATAACTCCACCTACGTCAAAAATCCGCGCAGCACTTTTATGGGCGGGAACAACCTGATCACCGTGCACCCGTTGGGCGGATGCTCCATGGGCGATTCTGTCACTGCAGGCGTCGTCAATCATCTGGGCCAGGTCTATCACCCCGAGGGCGGTTTGTACGAAGGTCTTTTTGTGATGGACGGATCGATCATCCCCACCGCCGTCGGGGTCAATCCCCTGCTGACGATTTCTGCCTTGGCGGAACGAGCCGCCGAGCACATCGAACTTCGCTAA